In a single window of the Paenibacillus sp. MMS20-IR301 genome:
- a CDS encoding aldo/keto reductase, producing the protein MKYRQLGNTGLDVSVLSFGASSLGSVFHPTDDNESIRTVHSAIDSGINYIDVSPYYGLTKAETVLGKAIQQLPRDKFLLSSKAGRYGESSFDFTAKRIFSSVEESLNRLHTDYLDILFLHDIEFVPPKIILEEAVPAMHALKEQGKIRFCGISGLPLQLFEKMLPEIEVDAILSYCHYSLNDTSLLHLLPLLQDRGVGLVNASPLSMGLLSTRELANWHPAGSELRTACKKAAEYCASKGVDIAKLAIQYSTGNELIPTTLVSTALPENIINNAVWTDEPIDRALLTEVLEILEPVHNVSWISGRPEYNEHLLNNKGGGIA; encoded by the coding sequence ATGAAGTACCGTCAATTAGGAAATACCGGACTGGACGTATCTGTACTGAGCTTTGGTGCTTCTTCGCTGGGCTCAGTGTTCCATCCAACGGATGATAATGAGAGTATTCGAACCGTGCATAGTGCTATTGATTCCGGGATTAACTATATCGATGTTTCTCCTTATTATGGTCTAACAAAAGCAGAAACCGTGCTGGGCAAAGCGATACAGCAATTGCCGCGTGATAAATTCCTGTTGTCATCCAAAGCGGGACGCTACGGCGAATCAAGCTTCGATTTCACCGCTAAGCGCATCTTTAGCAGTGTAGAAGAGAGCTTAAACCGGCTGCATACCGATTATCTGGATATTTTGTTCTTGCACGATATTGAATTCGTACCACCCAAAATTATTCTGGAAGAAGCAGTTCCAGCCATGCACGCTTTAAAAGAACAAGGCAAGATCCGTTTTTGTGGCATTAGCGGTCTGCCATTACAGCTTTTTGAAAAAATGCTGCCTGAAATCGAAGTCGATGCAATTTTGTCCTACTGCCATTACTCGCTGAATGACACTTCTTTACTCCATTTGCTCCCGCTGCTTCAGGACAGAGGGGTTGGCCTTGTTAATGCTTCCCCTCTGTCCATGGGCCTCCTGAGTACCCGTGAATTAGCAAATTGGCATCCCGCGGGCAGTGAGTTGAGAACAGCCTGCAAGAAAGCAGCTGAGTATTGTGCTTCAAAAGGTGTTGATATCGCTAAACTTGCCATACAGTATTCAACGGGTAATGAACTGATCCCCACAACTCTAGTCAGCACTGCCCTTCCAGAGAATATTATCAATAATGCAGTTTGGACTGATGAGCCGATAGATAGAGCACTGCTTACGGAAGTGCTAGAAATACTAGAGCCGGTACACAATGTATCCTGGATAAGCGGGCGTCCCGAATATAATGAGCATTTGTTAAACAATAAAGGGGGCGGCATCGCATAA
- a CDS encoding helix-turn-helix domain-containing protein, with protein sequence MAKVMLVDDDVPVVEYLQRLVPWESHALSVCAIAYSVSEAKELFMNEYPDILLTDIGLPDGNGIELAHYFRSLHPELRIVFLTCHADFHYLKEAMSIEADDYIVKDELSPNKIIQSVGKAVSKLLSAQTELEKIAYKSDVERNKDLLIQQFFLEILKASEPELLLKQGERLGINWSLPYYMVGLCHLNIGMMLNVYHRNNLELVKYAAYNIAKELTEGTRITPIQAEGLQLWFIANLSGNENEDLAVSGHLKQIHEKISEFLKIHCCFIISPQPVKLVQLKKKVNEIIRKQQSTYYESTWMINIDGLGKQAEPRNELNITVIEPYCDKWVTALSEFNRSLVLIYASTIEKLIREKKPEAGKVQDLLIRMLQQASYQLGGTMDERLQQEIKQALNLDEALEIINIFSEDFMEKKRSAYTDNQNTNPDLKIINAFIYQHIYKNVTSIDIAQYLHLNPNYFSRYFKKLAGLNFTDHVHLLKMEEAKRLLGGQNETAENVAYMLGYSDRAYFSKVFKKYTGMSPSEFKQK encoded by the coding sequence ATGGCCAAAGTGATGCTGGTTGACGATGATGTACCGGTTGTTGAATATTTACAAAGGCTTGTTCCTTGGGAAAGTCATGCACTGTCGGTCTGTGCTATAGCTTATTCGGTTAGTGAAGCCAAAGAATTATTTATGAATGAGTACCCGGATATACTGCTCACCGATATTGGACTACCTGATGGAAACGGTATTGAACTCGCCCATTATTTCCGGTCACTGCATCCCGAACTGCGGATTGTTTTTTTAACCTGTCATGCGGATTTTCATTATCTTAAAGAAGCTATGAGTATTGAAGCGGATGATTATATCGTCAAAGACGAATTAAGCCCTAATAAAATCATACAAAGTGTAGGGAAAGCGGTCTCTAAGTTGTTATCTGCCCAAACTGAACTCGAAAAGATAGCCTATAAAAGTGATGTGGAGCGAAACAAGGACCTGTTAATCCAGCAGTTTTTTCTCGAGATTCTTAAAGCTTCTGAGCCGGAATTATTATTAAAGCAAGGAGAACGGCTGGGGATTAATTGGTCACTTCCTTATTATATGGTTGGTTTATGTCACCTTAATATTGGCATGATGCTGAATGTCTATCACCGTAACAATCTGGAGCTGGTTAAATATGCAGCTTATAATATTGCCAAAGAATTGACTGAAGGAACCCGGATCACTCCCATTCAAGCCGAAGGACTACAGTTATGGTTTATTGCCAACCTCTCCGGTAACGAAAATGAAGATTTGGCTGTCAGCGGACATCTAAAACAGATACATGAGAAAATCTCGGAATTCTTAAAAATCCATTGTTGTTTCATAATCTCTCCCCAGCCGGTCAAACTGGTTCAGCTTAAAAAGAAGGTTAATGAAATTATCAGAAAGCAGCAGAGTACGTATTACGAATCCACGTGGATGATTAACATTGATGGTCTCGGAAAACAAGCTGAACCGAGGAACGAACTGAATATAACTGTTATTGAACCCTATTGTGACAAATGGGTAACGGCTTTAAGCGAATTCAACAGATCGCTTGTGCTAATCTATGCAAGCACGATTGAAAAGCTTATCCGCGAAAAAAAACCGGAAGCTGGAAAAGTACAGGATTTGCTGATTCGTATGCTGCAGCAGGCGTCATACCAGTTGGGAGGGACGATGGATGAACGGCTTCAGCAGGAAATCAAACAAGCATTGAATTTAGACGAGGCACTTGAAATTATCAATATTTTTTCAGAAGATTTTATGGAGAAAAAGCGTTCAGCTTACACAGACAATCAGAACACAAATCCAGATCTCAAAATTATAAACGCTTTTATTTATCAACATATCTATAAAAATGTGACTTCTATCGATATTGCTCAGTACCTGCATCTGAATCCAAACTACTTCTCACGTTACTTCAAGAAGCTCGCTGGTCTGAATTTCACAGATCATGTGCATCTGCTGAAAATGGAAGAAGCAAAACGATTGCTCGGCGGACAAAATGAAACGGCAGAAAACGTAGCGTACATGCTAGGCTACTCTGACCGTGCTTATTTCTCTAAAGTGTTTAAAAAGTACACGGGTATGAGTCCAAGCGAGTTCAAACAAAAGTAG
- a CDS encoding glycoside hydrolase 43 family protein gives MKKPIKAKFTKEPWTADLGDGNYKNPVLHADYSDPDVIRVGEDFYMTASSFGHIPGLPILHSKDLVNWRLINHAIQRMPLEGYDRPQHGNGVWAPSLRYHDSRYWIFYGDPDVGIFMTSAEDPAGEWSELHLVHAGKGLIDTCPFWDDDGRAYLVHAFAKSRSGLKHRLRLCPMSPDGTRLLDEGQIIFHDSQRHPTLEGPKMYKREGYYYVFAPAGGVETGWQTVFRSASPYGPYEDWVVLLQGSSQVNGPHQGGWVELESGESWFMHFQDKGAYGRIVHLQPVAWVDGWPVMGNAVDGNGVGEPLQQYRKPDVGSNYPVTVPVASDDFSALTLGLQWQWQANPSDSWYSLSQRPGWLRLFSQPRLNMEDTLFQAPHLLLQKFTAPSFRACTLLDVSAVSDRGEAGLIVFGYHYAALRVYSSSSADARKLQLVHGNEEQETVVWELPIEAEHIVLRADVHHGAGCSFGYSLDGEHFEVLNVPLFQAMVSKWVGAKIGLYAKEDFIKENPTTKTIKEQLLPGWADVGWFNISALDIE, from the coding sequence ATGAAGAAACCGATCAAAGCAAAATTTACTAAGGAGCCATGGACTGCTGATCTGGGGGACGGGAATTACAAGAATCCTGTACTGCATGCCGACTATTCTGATCCTGATGTTATACGGGTAGGAGAAGATTTCTATATGACCGCTTCCAGCTTCGGACATATTCCGGGACTTCCGATCCTGCATTCGAAGGATTTGGTGAACTGGCGTCTGATCAATCATGCCATTCAGCGTATGCCACTGGAAGGCTATGACAGACCGCAGCATGGGAACGGTGTGTGGGCACCAAGCCTCAGGTATCATGACAGCCGGTATTGGATTTTTTATGGGGACCCTGATGTAGGTATATTTATGACTTCAGCCGAAGATCCAGCGGGCGAATGGTCAGAGCTGCATCTTGTACATGCCGGCAAAGGTCTGATTGATACTTGTCCTTTCTGGGATGATGATGGACGTGCCTATTTAGTACACGCATTTGCCAAAAGTCGCAGCGGTCTTAAGCACCGTTTGCGACTATGCCCTATGTCGCCTGATGGCACCAGGCTTTTGGATGAAGGGCAGATTATTTTTCACGATTCTCAGCGTCATCCTACACTGGAAGGTCCGAAAATGTATAAGAGAGAAGGGTATTATTATGTGTTTGCTCCTGCCGGTGGAGTGGAGACTGGCTGGCAAACCGTATTCCGCTCTGCCAGTCCTTACGGTCCGTATGAGGATTGGGTTGTACTTCTTCAGGGATCATCGCAGGTAAACGGTCCCCATCAAGGGGGATGGGTAGAATTAGAATCAGGAGAATCATGGTTTATGCATTTCCAGGATAAGGGTGCTTACGGCAGAATCGTGCATTTGCAGCCTGTTGCATGGGTTGATGGCTGGCCAGTAATGGGGAATGCTGTCGACGGTAATGGTGTAGGAGAACCGCTTCAACAGTACCGAAAACCTGATGTGGGCAGTAATTATCCGGTTACAGTGCCAGTTGCATCTGATGATTTTTCAGCACTCACTTTAGGATTGCAATGGCAGTGGCAGGCTAATCCTTCTGATTCATGGTACTCTCTGTCACAACGTCCAGGCTGGCTACGGCTCTTTTCCCAGCCGCGTCTGAATATGGAGGATACGTTGTTTCAGGCTCCTCACCTGCTGCTGCAGAAATTCACAGCTCCTTCGTTCAGAGCTTGTACCTTACTGGACGTTTCAGCTGTTTCAGATCGGGGGGAGGCAGGACTAATTGTATTTGGATACCATTATGCTGCATTGCGTGTTTACAGCAGCAGCTCAGCGGATGCCCGAAAGCTGCAATTAGTGCATGGGAATGAGGAGCAAGAAACCGTGGTTTGGGAACTGCCTATAGAAGCAGAACATATTGTGTTGCGGGCAGACGTGCACCATGGAGCTGGCTGCTCCTTTGGATATAGTTTAGACGGAGAACACTTTGAAGTTTTGAATGTACCGTTATTTCAAGCAATGGTCAGCAAATGGGTAGGCGCCAAAATAGGCTTGTATGCTAAAGAGGATTTTATCAAAGAAAATCCGACGACAAAGACCATTAAAGAACAGCTGTTACCTGGTTGGGCAGATGTTGGCTGGTTTAACATAAGTGCATTGGACATCGAATAA
- a CDS encoding zinc-binding alcohol dehydrogenase family protein, whose product MKGIVCEEVGKFIWREDLKEPVLEEGKAIVRIRRIGICGTDLHAYQGNQPFFNYPRVLGHELAGVIEAIGENEANLHRGDQVSIVPYIHCGECSACISGKTNCCKNMKVFGVHIDGGMRELISIPLEYLLKTEGLTLDQSAMLEPLAIGAHAIRRSQMAAGDTVLVIGAGPIGLGVMALARYAGAKVIAMDVNEERLAFCKSWAQVEYTVNALHQPKEQLAAITNGESASIVIDATGNAKSMMNAFELVAHGGSLIYVGLVKSDISFNDPNFHSREMTLMGSRNATKEDFAFVLQALSAKYIDIDRYITHRTDFADMINQFDGWLKPESKVIKALVEIN is encoded by the coding sequence ATGAAAGGTATAGTCTGCGAGGAAGTCGGCAAGTTTATATGGCGCGAAGATTTAAAAGAGCCTGTCCTGGAAGAAGGAAAGGCGATTGTAAGGATTCGCCGGATCGGTATCTGTGGCACAGATTTGCATGCATATCAGGGCAACCAGCCGTTCTTTAACTATCCACGTGTGCTGGGCCATGAATTGGCTGGAGTCATTGAAGCCATTGGGGAGAATGAGGCTAACCTTCATCGGGGAGATCAGGTCAGCATTGTGCCCTACATCCATTGTGGCGAGTGTTCAGCTTGTATAAGCGGAAAAACGAACTGTTGTAAGAACATGAAGGTGTTTGGTGTCCATATTGACGGAGGAATGCGTGAATTGATCTCTATACCTCTTGAATATTTGCTCAAGACCGAAGGTCTTACACTGGATCAATCCGCTATGCTGGAACCGTTAGCCATCGGTGCACATGCGATTCGCCGCTCCCAAATGGCTGCTGGAGACACTGTGCTAGTGATCGGGGCAGGGCCAATCGGATTAGGTGTAATGGCTCTTGCCAGATATGCTGGAGCCAAGGTCATTGCAATGGATGTCAATGAAGAGCGTCTTGCATTCTGCAAGTCATGGGCTCAGGTAGAGTATACAGTGAATGCATTGCACCAGCCGAAGGAGCAGCTCGCGGCCATTACAAATGGCGAATCTGCTTCGATCGTCATTGATGCTACAGGCAATGCCAAATCCATGATGAATGCGTTCGAGCTGGTAGCTCACGGCGGTTCGCTGATATATGTCGGGCTGGTAAAGAGTGATATTTCCTTTAATGATCCGAATTTTCACAGCCGCGAAATGACTCTCATGGGCAGCCGTAACGCTACCAAAGAGGATTTTGCCTTCGTGCTGCAGGCCCTATCTGCTAAATATATTGACATAGACCGCTATATTACCCATCGTACCGATTTCGCTGATATGATCAACCAGTTTGACGGCTGGTTAAAGCCTGAATCTAAGGTGATCAAGGCTTTGGTTGAGATTAACTGA
- a CDS encoding carbohydrate ABC transporter permease encodes MNIKRFDWSRIAFSVILGGLSIFFIIPLVWMLSASAKFERDVMVYPIQWIPKDWNWVNNFHKVWLENVPFSLFYWNSLKLAVIATVSTLLFSSMAAFSFAKLRAPGKGVMFGMMMSFMIIPEQATLVPRFIMIKWMGLYNTHTGIIVMLMFSMYFTFLMRQFMLGVHNEFIESAKIDGAGYVRIYAQIMLPLSKPILATAGIIKFIWTWNDYQNPLIFLFTKELYPLPLGIQFFRQEYSNNVSLMMMAAVSAIIPLIIVFIALQKQVINGITVGGVKG; translated from the coding sequence ATGAATATCAAAAGATTTGATTGGAGTCGTATCGCATTCTCTGTTATTCTTGGCGGATTATCCATCTTCTTTATTATTCCACTGGTATGGATGCTCTCTGCCTCCGCCAAATTTGAACGTGATGTCATGGTTTACCCTATTCAATGGATTCCGAAGGATTGGAACTGGGTTAACAATTTTCATAAAGTGTGGCTTGAAAATGTGCCTTTCAGTCTGTTTTATTGGAACTCGCTGAAGCTGGCTGTAATTGCTACAGTTTCTACTCTGCTTTTTTCGTCTATGGCCGCGTTCTCTTTTGCCAAATTGAGAGCACCCGGGAAAGGCGTGATGTTTGGAATGATGATGTCATTTATGATTATTCCCGAACAAGCAACGCTGGTACCCAGATTCATTATGATAAAATGGATGGGTTTATATAATACACATACTGGCATTATCGTAATGTTAATGTTCTCCATGTACTTTACGTTTTTGATGAGACAATTTATGTTAGGTGTTCATAATGAGTTTATTGAATCAGCCAAAATTGACGGTGCAGGCTATGTTCGAATTTATGCGCAAATTATGCTGCCCCTCAGTAAGCCCATATTGGCCACAGCAGGGATTATTAAGTTCATCTGGACATGGAATGATTACCAGAATCCGCTCATCTTTCTGTTTACCAAGGAGCTGTATCCATTGCCGCTCGGAATTCAATTCTTCCGCCAGGAATATTCAAACAATGTTTCACTCATGATGATGGCTGCAGTTTCGGCAATAATTCCACTTATTATTGTGTTCATTGCCTTGCAAAAACAAGTGATTAACGGTATTACGGTCGGCGGTGTAAAGGGATAG
- a CDS encoding amidohydrolase family protein — MRIDTHQHYWRIDRGDYGWITPEHSVLYRDFMPSDLEPLLNQHNFNGSIIVQAAPTIDETNYILALADQTSSVLGVVGWLDLFDPDHRKYYDQFRRSSKFKGFRIMIQDMPDASRILDPQFIDRLRGYAAEDVPVDLLLVSEQMETVLQLLQKVPNLRSVINHIAKPSIKSREFESWARYLSDFAQFPGIYCKLSGMVTEADHKQWRLEEFTLYIRKVLEEFGPDRVMFGSDWPVCLLAAEYGQVMEILLHALPETWGESERDRLFGMNAKVFYKL, encoded by the coding sequence ATGCGAATCGACACACATCAGCATTACTGGAGAATTGACCGTGGCGACTATGGCTGGATTACACCGGAACATTCGGTTCTATACCGGGATTTCATGCCCAGCGACCTGGAACCATTGCTGAACCAGCATAATTTTAATGGAAGTATTATTGTTCAAGCGGCCCCGACAATTGATGAAACGAATTATATTCTTGCTCTCGCCGATCAGACCTCCTCTGTACTGGGTGTAGTCGGGTGGTTGGATTTATTCGATCCTGATCATCGGAAATATTATGATCAGTTCCGGCGTAGTTCAAAGTTTAAGGGATTTCGCATCATGATTCAGGATATGCCTGATGCTTCTCGTATTCTGGATCCACAATTTATAGACAGGCTGCGCGGCTACGCGGCTGAAGATGTGCCCGTTGATCTGTTACTTGTCTCGGAGCAGATGGAGACCGTGCTACAGTTGCTGCAGAAGGTTCCGAATCTGCGGAGCGTAATCAATCATATTGCTAAACCTTCTATCAAGAGCAGAGAGTTTGAATCTTGGGCGAGATATTTGAGTGACTTCGCACAATTTCCTGGTATCTACTGTAAATTATCCGGCATGGTGACCGAGGCGGATCATAAGCAGTGGAGGTTAGAAGAGTTTACACTATACATCCGCAAAGTGCTGGAAGAATTCGGACCGGACAGAGTGATGTTCGGCAGCGACTGGCCCGTATGTTTGTTAGCGGCGGAGTATGGTCAAGTCATGGAGATCCTGCTACATGCGCTGCCAGAGACTTGGGGCGAAAGTGAACGTGACCGATTGTTTGGAATGAATGCCAAGGTGTTTTACAAACTATAA
- a CDS encoding extracellular solute-binding protein, translating into MKKASILLTLCFMLILTACGNNAGNSESGNNKPANQASGEGSSGEKVTIKLYTNAKGEPEEPMMKLVTAFNEQNDHIKVEHVALVQNNDSREMLQKLDVLSASGEEVDVVLLNNEGFVLERAGNGMLYPLDEFFTANNINPEDEYYRNPVYEGKHYAAMTDASFWFVALNENHLKDAGLAVPGFDWTWDDFREYSTKLAASGENRYGTYFHTFGEYANLIAYTDFKNPQMKEDGTLLFDDPSFEYWFNLRRAMEIEDKSVKPLADVLAAKQHWATDFMNGTTSMLPIAGYALDEAFLNSDSYPRDFKITFAPLPRSSASAETGLTSISGSFLTMHKNSKNKEAAFEFIKFATMEGAELSGRIPGWKKADGKAVLEKIIGDKSDLVDNQVLSNVLFDERVHTAGSSSVSVSYQQQLKKVAEGGINKFLLDNSTYDEAEKYMMDEGQKIIASNP; encoded by the coding sequence ATGAAGAAGGCATCAATCTTACTAACCCTGTGTTTTATGTTGATTTTGACCGCTTGTGGAAATAATGCCGGAAATAGCGAAAGCGGTAACAATAAGCCGGCAAATCAAGCTTCCGGAGAAGGTTCATCAGGTGAGAAGGTAACGATTAAATTGTATACCAATGCCAAAGGTGAACCGGAAGAACCAATGATGAAGCTGGTGACGGCTTTTAATGAGCAGAATGATCATATTAAAGTAGAACATGTGGCCCTCGTGCAAAATAATGATTCCAGAGAAATGCTGCAGAAGCTTGATGTTCTCTCTGCTTCAGGTGAAGAGGTGGATGTGGTTCTGCTTAATAATGAGGGTTTTGTGCTCGAACGTGCAGGCAATGGGATGTTGTATCCGTTAGATGAATTCTTTACAGCAAACAATATCAATCCTGAGGATGAGTATTACCGTAACCCGGTATACGAAGGCAAACACTATGCTGCGATGACAGATGCCAGCTTCTGGTTTGTTGCCTTGAATGAAAACCATTTGAAGGATGCGGGTCTTGCGGTTCCCGGATTTGACTGGACTTGGGATGACTTCAGAGAATACTCCACAAAGCTTGCAGCGAGCGGGGAGAACCGCTACGGTACTTACTTTCATACCTTTGGAGAGTACGCTAATTTAATTGCTTACACCGATTTCAAAAATCCTCAGATGAAGGAAGACGGAACTTTGCTCTTCGATGATCCTTCCTTTGAATATTGGTTTAATTTACGCCGGGCGATGGAGATAGAAGATAAGTCGGTAAAACCGCTCGCGGATGTACTTGCTGCCAAGCAGCACTGGGCAACAGATTTCATGAACGGGACTACCAGCATGCTTCCTATAGCAGGCTACGCATTGGATGAAGCCTTCTTAAATTCAGACAGCTATCCGAGAGATTTTAAGATTACCTTTGCTCCATTGCCGCGATCCTCGGCGTCTGCAGAAACCGGGTTGACCAGCATAAGCGGAAGCTTCTTGACCATGCATAAGAACTCCAAAAACAAAGAAGCGGCATTTGAGTTTATTAAATTCGCCACGATGGAAGGAGCGGAACTGTCGGGAAGAATTCCGGGCTGGAAGAAGGCAGATGGAAAAGCAGTACTTGAGAAGATTATTGGTGATAAGTCAGATTTGGTAGACAATCAGGTGCTATCAAATGTACTGTTTGATGAACGTGTGCACACGGCAGGCTCTTCCTCGGTAAGTGTGTCTTATCAGCAGCAATTGAAGAAAGTGGCTGAAGGCGGAATAAATAAATTTCTGCTTGATAACTCCACTTATGATGAAGCAGAGAAATATATGATGGATGAAGGTCAAAAAATAATTGCTTCTAATCCATAA
- a CDS encoding histidine kinase, with protein sequence MKGITGIMANDLSKTANDILYTVNQFTTPQDNGIFYDLRSLNQLQHFAHFEDYQKYTDLNASMTILVGKLSLLHVNTFFINEVDYPLIGSITTDDIKSLRMDRNFGHMTPSEAASGVVQWFRSEPPEIMQKRMPEQYYYYCKKSVYDPAQDRILGTLFIGIPESYFSQLFKNTTNGKFSLYSEENLLIAGMDGSAPHLPTAADKGWMLEQTEVPGTPWRLTFEVDKKEVTGEITQRFSFLLMGILIVLFIFLFISFVIARGLNRPIGKLMRVVKQYGEGNTSIRYSVKGQDEIAQLGGAVNHMLNNIHSLMRKIEEEQEEKRTIELYALFSQIQPHFLLNTLNSIKCNLALEGDFSNSENIDSLMILLRAHLRVNEPLFLYEECDLLTEYMSIMRLRNRINIKLDIVLPDLYRQLIVPRLLLQPLVENCIIHGIKRDLADPCIRVIVQAVNQEIEIRVEDNGGGISEAELQELNEKLHAGVQPTDEKGVGLHNVKRRLSLSYGEGTSFAVMSNYPNGFVCIMRIPGMNSWKGNITWPK encoded by the coding sequence ATGAAGGGAATCACCGGCATTATGGCAAATGATCTCTCCAAAACCGCAAATGATATTTTGTATACCGTAAATCAATTTACTACACCTCAGGACAATGGAATATTTTATGATTTAAGAAGTCTCAATCAGCTGCAGCACTTTGCTCATTTTGAAGATTATCAGAAGTATACCGATTTAAATGCGAGCATGACCATTCTGGTGGGTAAACTATCGCTACTACATGTGAACACATTTTTTATTAATGAGGTTGACTATCCTCTTATCGGTTCGATAACCACTGATGATATTAAGTCGCTGAGAATGGATAGGAATTTCGGACACATGACCCCATCTGAGGCAGCTTCCGGAGTAGTGCAATGGTTTCGGTCAGAACCACCGGAGATCATGCAAAAACGGATGCCGGAGCAATACTATTATTATTGTAAGAAGTCCGTTTATGACCCTGCACAAGACCGGATATTAGGCACTCTATTTATCGGGATTCCTGAGTCTTATTTTAGCCAGTTATTTAAAAATACAACAAACGGAAAATTCTCCTTATATAGCGAAGAGAATCTGCTCATTGCCGGAATGGATGGGAGCGCTCCACATTTGCCTACAGCAGCAGATAAAGGATGGATGCTGGAGCAGACAGAAGTACCCGGAACTCCCTGGAGGTTAACCTTCGAAGTGGACAAAAAAGAGGTAACAGGCGAAATTACACAACGATTTTCCTTTTTGCTGATGGGAATTTTAATTGTTCTGTTTATCTTCCTCTTTATTTCTTTTGTGATTGCCAGAGGGCTTAACCGTCCGATAGGTAAGCTGATGCGTGTAGTAAAGCAATACGGTGAAGGAAATACTTCGATCCGCTACAGCGTAAAGGGACAAGATGAGATAGCTCAATTGGGCGGGGCAGTTAATCATATGCTGAACAATATCCATTCCTTAATGAGGAAAATTGAAGAAGAGCAGGAAGAGAAGCGAACAATCGAATTGTATGCCCTTTTTTCACAGATACAACCGCATTTTTTGCTTAACACATTAAATTCGATTAAATGTAATCTGGCCCTTGAGGGTGATTTCTCGAACAGTGAAAATATAGATTCCCTGATGATTTTATTGCGGGCGCATTTACGGGTTAATGAACCTTTATTTTTGTACGAGGAATGCGATCTGTTGACTGAATATATGTCGATTATGCGGCTTAGAAACCGGATTAACATTAAGCTTGATATTGTCTTGCCAGATCTATATCGCCAATTAATTGTGCCAAGACTGCTGCTTCAACCTCTTGTAGAAAATTGTATTATTCATGGAATCAAGCGGGATCTTGCAGATCCCTGCATTCGTGTAATTGTCCAAGCGGTGAATCAGGAGATCGAAATCAGGGTGGAGGATAACGGCGGCGGGATCAGTGAAGCGGAATTACAAGAACTAAATGAAAAATTGCATGCAGGTGTGCAACCGACAGATGAAAAGGGAGTCGGTCTTCACAATGTGAAGAGACGATTATCTCTCAGTTATGGTGAAGGAACATCTTTTGCTGTCATGTCAAATTACCCCAATGGTTTCGTATGTATTATGCGGATACCTGGAATGAACAGCTGGAAAGGAAATATAACATGGCCAAAGTGA